From the Thermococcus sp. 18S1 genome, one window contains:
- a CDS encoding ATP/GTP-binding protein, whose amino-acid sequence MILTFIGTAGSGKTTLSGAFGRYLEESGYSVGYVNLDTGVGDLPYPPDVDVRDDVTAWEIMEEGYGPNGAIVESYDRLLQKADAYVSGITKLAEERDYVIIDTPGQMETFLFHEFGVRLMEGLPSPLTVYLFSPDILKRPADFCFARFFSLMVDLRIGTTTVPALSKVDTVENLDRYRRFLDDIDYLTSRLKLEPSTQGLLAYRMCSSLPELAPPTRVLYLSAMTGEGFDELETLAYEHYCTCGDLT is encoded by the coding sequence ATGATTCTAACTTTCATAGGCACCGCCGGAAGCGGAAAAACAACACTGAGCGGAGCCTTCGGACGTTACCTTGAGGAAAGCGGCTATTCTGTGGGCTACGTTAACCTGGATACCGGTGTTGGAGACCTTCCCTATCCTCCAGATGTCGATGTGAGGGACGACGTTACCGCATGGGAAATAATGGAGGAGGGCTACGGGCCCAACGGCGCGATAGTGGAGAGTTACGACAGGCTTCTCCAGAAGGCGGATGCGTACGTTTCCGGAATAACAAAGCTCGCGGAGGAGAGGGACTACGTTATCATTGACACCCCCGGGCAGATGGAGACCTTTCTTTTCCATGAGTTTGGTGTTAGACTGATGGAGGGCCTGCCCAGCCCCCTAACGGTTTACCTCTTCAGTCCAGACATTCTGAAGAGGCCCGCGGATTTCTGCTTCGCGCGCTTCTTCAGTCTGATGGTAGACCTCCGGATCGGCACCACCACGGTTCCAGCGCTCAGCAAGGTCGACACCGTCGAGAACCTGGACCGCTACCGGAGGTTCCTCGACGACATCGATTACCTCACCTCCCGCCTGAAGCTCGAGCCGTCCACCCAGGGGCTCCTGGCGTACAGGATGTGCTCATCCCTGCCGGAGCTCGCCCCGCCAACGAGGGTCCTCTACCTCTCGGCAATGACCGGTGAAGGCTTCGATGAGCTCGAAACTCTGGCCTATGAGCATTACTGCACCTGCGGGGACCTGACATAG
- the asnB gene encoding asparagine synthase (glutamine-hydrolyzing), with product MCLVAGGLGSNLRDRFIVMINAGKHRGEDSFGVWTDEGVLKSSDFSKVPEMPDGKIGLIQCRLAMTGSLGFTQPFVNELALVHNGEIYNHRELRAWLEGRGVSFETDVDSEVILRLIEFFLDRGLDAFEAVRKAMLMMEGDYAVAFSDGERIHLFRDPLGVRPLYRSPEGFFASEKKVLWAIGQEAIPVGPGELVTISRDGVEVRKALRLEELRRKPLDPERAVKAIGRALTCSVRHRVGKKTGVLFSGGLDSSLVALIASEYSDVVLYTAGMEGSPDIEWARRAADKLGLELREYVFDLDDVREAVPRVAFAIEEPNPMNLAIGIPLYFATRLARDDGVKVLLSGQGADELFGGYAKYLERPELMEEDLRGLGERNLARDDKIAMLNSVEGRFPFLSLSVVSAAINTPLDAKISGGVRKAVLRKAALELGLPEEIAMREKKAAQYGSGSQKLLEKLAKSEGLGLREYAEKVFREIFKRE from the coding sequence ATGTGCCTTGTGGCGGGTGGACTCGGTTCAAATCTCAGGGACAGGTTCATCGTTATGATAAACGCCGGAAAGCACAGGGGAGAGGACAGCTTCGGCGTCTGGACGGACGAGGGAGTACTGAAATCGAGCGACTTCTCAAAGGTTCCCGAAATGCCCGACGGGAAGATAGGTCTCATACAGTGCAGGCTCGCCATGACTGGCTCCCTGGGCTTTACCCAGCCCTTCGTCAATGAGCTGGCCCTCGTCCACAACGGCGAGATATACAACCACCGCGAGCTGAGGGCGTGGCTGGAGGGAAGAGGGGTATCCTTCGAGACGGACGTGGACAGCGAGGTAATCCTCAGGCTCATCGAGTTCTTCCTCGACCGCGGGCTGGACGCCTTCGAGGCGGTTCGGAAGGCGATGCTGATGATGGAGGGGGACTACGCCGTGGCCTTCTCGGACGGCGAGAGGATTCACCTCTTCCGCGACCCGCTGGGTGTAAGGCCGCTGTACCGCTCCCCTGAGGGATTCTTCGCGAGCGAGAAAAAGGTGCTGTGGGCCATTGGGCAGGAGGCCATTCCTGTAGGGCCCGGTGAGCTGGTCACGATTTCGAGGGATGGGGTTGAAGTCAGAAAAGCCCTCCGGCTGGAAGAGCTGAGGAGAAAGCCCCTCGACCCGGAGAGGGCGGTTAAGGCCATCGGCAGGGCCCTGACCTGCTCCGTCCGCCACAGGGTGGGTAAGAAAACCGGGGTTCTCTTCTCCGGGGGACTGGACAGCTCCCTCGTTGCTCTCATCGCCTCGGAGTACTCCGACGTCGTTCTCTACACCGCGGGGATGGAGGGAAGCCCCGACATCGAATGGGCCAGAAGGGCCGCGGATAAGCTCGGCCTGGAGCTCAGGGAGTACGTCTTCGACCTGGACGATGTGAGGGAGGCGGTTCCAAGGGTTGCCTTCGCGATAGAGGAGCCGAACCCCATGAACCTGGCCATCGGGATACCCCTGTACTTCGCCACGCGGCTCGCGAGGGACGACGGCGTCAAGGTTCTCCTGAGCGGGCAGGGGGCGGATGAGCTCTTCGGCGGCTATGCGAAGTACCTGGAGAGGCCCGAGCTCATGGAGGAGGACCTTAGGGGGCTGGGCGAGAGGAACCTCGCCAGGGACGACAAGATAGCCATGCTGAACTCGGTGGAGGGTCGCTTCCCCTTCCTGAGCCTGTCCGTCGTCTCCGCGGCGATCAACACCCCGCTCGACGCGAAGATATCCGGGGGCGTGAGGAAGGCAGTTCTGAGAAAAGCGGCGCTGGAGCTGGGTCTGCCCGAGGAGATTGCCATGAGGGAAAAGAAGGCGGCCCAGTACGGCAGCGGTTCCCAAAAGCTCCTGGAGAAGCTTGCAAAGAGCGAGGGCCTGGGACTGAGGGAATACGCGGAGAAAGTCTTCAGGGAGATTTTTAAACGGGAATAA